TCTCTCAATTATTTAAAGCTACGTCATATATGAAGCATTACTCTGTCGTCCTTTCTTTTTTCCAAGAAATGAGGAAATTGGATATTCCAGTTAATGGATTCGTCTTGAGTATCCTGATTATACGTATTGTCATATGCATCATGTAGATTTTGAATTTTCAGTGTTATCCATGTACTTGAAGAGTAGCTTCCTTTTGATGTTGTCACTTTTACCACCCTAATAAGAGGATTGTTGCTGAAAATAACATCAGTTAAATAGTTTAAAAGGTTGGTGAGAGAAGATCTGTGAGCCCGATGAAGTCATGTATGCAATTATCGTGAATGCGCTTAGTAAAAGGGGTCATACTTTTCTTTGgttaatgaaagaaaaaattacagaaagtagcatacttaaaacAATTTGCTagttttcgtaattatgaaactgttgctataaaagttacaattaaatCTCTAtaattgctatttctgaaattttccctttgTAAAATGTATCGAAATCCCCTCTTGGCAAAAAGCCAAAGAATCCACAAAAAACTTTAATTGAATCTTAATTAGGCTAACTTAGGGAACAAGAGATATATTCAGAAACAAAAGTAGTACATACAAAATTATAGATCTaaagatggaaaaaaaaaagtaatcatAGGTTAGAAGACATGCCATGAGCCTTGGAAGTCACTTCTCTATAAAATTCACCAATTCATAGAACAAactatgacaaaaaaaataaagtaaaatacaatttttttcatgattaaaaagGACAGTCCGGTGCATTAAGCTTTGGTTATGTGCAAGGTCTGCGAAAGGCTGGACCACAAGGATAAGATTAATGAACAAAAAGTGGAATTATGAGAGAACAATGTATACCAATTACCATCTTCACCAATTTATCTTCCCTCAGACTTAACCAATTGTGAGAAAACTTGACTCATGGAAACTccagatagatcatctagatttGATGCTTCAAATGGCACAGCAGAAGTAGTGGCATCAACGTGACTGAAATCGTTTACTTGAGGAGAGAGCTCTCCAATGAGATTACTACTGTTTTCATCAGGATCGACTTGAAAAACGGCCTCTTGTAGTTGAAGTGCATACTCAAGGTTCCACAGCACGTCGCCCATTGAAGGCCTGTCCACTCCAAAATCAGCCAAGCATTTCTCTGCTGTTTCTCCAAACTTCCTGAGGGAATCCGGTCTTATTTTTCCAGCAAGATTGGGATCTATGATTTGCTCTAGTTGTCCTTTCTTCTGCCATTTCATTGCCCATTCGGCTAAATTAACCATCTCCCTTGGAAGAGTTGGATCAATGACAGGTCTAGCACAAAGAACTTCAAACAGGACAACACCAAAAGAGTACACATCACTTTTTTCTGTCAATTGCTGCCTTCTGAAATATTCAGGATCTAGGTACCCGAAGCTCCCTTTCACTGCTGTGCTAACGTGGGTTTGATCAAGCTCAGGTCCTGCCTTAGAAAGTCCAAAATCAGCTACTTTAGCCATCATATTCTCATCGAGCAATATGTTAGCGGATTTGACATCACGATGTATAACTGCTTTGGCATAGCTAGTATGAAGGTAGTGTAGACCTCTGGCTGCCCCAATGCATATCTCCAGCCGCTGTTTCCAGCACATACTTGGCATATCTGAACCATACAAATGGCTCTTGAGGGTCCCGTTTTCCATGTACTCATACACGAGAATCATCTCATTCTTTTCATCACAGTATCCAATCAACGAAACAAGATGACGATGACGGAACTGAGAGAGCATCTCTATTTCAGTTTGGAACTCTCTAAGACCTTGTTGAGAGCTAGGATTACCCCTCTTAATAGCTACTTTCGTGCCATCATTTAAAATACCCTTGAATACCTTACCAAAACCACCTATCCCGATGACCAAACTCTCATCAAACTTTTTGGTTGCTGCTAGCATGGCTGCAAAAGGAATGCGATAACTCAAGTTAGAAGCAGCACTTAATGTTGTCCCGTTCGAGTATTTGCTTCCCATAGTATGAGACAAGCCACCACCACCAATAGACAATGGAATCCATGTTTTCGACAGGCCAAGTTGCTCCTGCTTTCTTCTTCTGCGAATACAAAACAGGAAACCAACCATGAGCAACACAAGTATCACGCCCACGCTCGCACCCACGATGACTCCAATATTCTTTTTGGAGCCCGAGCTTGAGGAAGCAGGAATAGAGGAAACATCAGCAAGGCTGCCTTGAGAGTTATTCAACTTCAACAGTTCCAGACCATTTAGAAAGGCATCCGGAAAACCACTCTTTGAAGAGGGGCCAATACTAATGCTAATATTGTCGCTATTAGCTTGTGGTGTCACGAAATCCATGTAATACGCGGTAGCCAATTTGCCCTGAACTTTAGAACTCAGATCGAAATCAGAAGCTACATTCGACGAATCAACATAGATATTAAACATCAGCTGGTTAGCAGCCGTACTCACTATGTCACACAAGTGTAATCGAATGAAATACTGGAAACCTACATCCACATTGAACACCCACGTAACATTAAAATTAGCACTAGCATCATTACCCGAAGCATCCACATTCATCTTAGTACAAGTACCATAAACACTTTGTGGTGCAGTATCTAACGTTGCACCACCCTGAGGATACTTTACCGATCCAATCTTTGACAATGACTTAGCGACATCAGGCTGTCTCAAATAACCTCGATCAGGAACCCAACTCCTCCACAACGTATCGTTCTCAAACGATACAGCTGGTCCACCCATATTAACTCTAGCAACTGTTTCAAGTGCCTGTGCATACATACCACTAAACACACCAGACGGAACAAAAGTCGAAGCCTCATTAGTTATAAGACTATCAGGCACAGAAACAACTTCTAAGGCATTTACATATGCAAATGAATCACTCGACGGAGTAAAAGTGATTACAAGATCCTTCGTCGTAACATTCACAGAAAACTCTTTAACAACAGAAACATCTTTCTTGGGACTAAAATTCCCGAGAAGTACATTCTGTAAAGTTGAAACGGAGAATATTGACGAGCTCatatcatatgaatcatacacaaatggataaaaataaaGGCGGATCCAATGCCTACCAACTTTACTAATCGGAAATTTATAGCTAGATTTTTCAGTGAAAATTCTAGCTGTTTGATAAAGAGGTGAACTACTACTACCGCCTTTTGTATCAGCTAATACATCTTGTGAAGTTGAAAGAAACTTTGAAGCTGATTTATCAGATACAAAAACCCTATTACCAACATTAGTATCTTTTGAAGATCCACAGTCTATTAAGTAATTATCTGCTGGATCAAATCCAGAAGAAACACATACAAAACCCAGCAACAATATAAACAAAACCCCCCAAGAATTCATCATTCAAGAACTGGAAATATGTTGAACTATTTTGTACTAAAACTCCactaaagaaaaaagagataGCACCCTTTTGGTTAAATGTGGTACAAGAATGAGATAACCCAGATTTGGAATGAGTGACCAGAAGCTAAAttacaatgatttttttttttagttgatgaaaaagagaaaagcaaACGATGTATCTTTGCATAACAGCACAAATCTAGCAAAGTACAGGCAATGCCAGACAACCTCAGCTGCAGACCAGCTAGtggaatatttcttttttttttaaatattaaaaaaatattttttctaagatGATAATAAGTGGAGAAAACAGGCAATTCAAGAGTAAGTAGGGATGTTTGAATTAAcgtatttttaaatatttttttagtttgaagtaaaaaaaaagttactTGCGCCTTTAACTTATCATAGTTACAAATAATTCCAATTTTTCAGTTTGAAGTCAAAAAAGGTTACTTTGCGCATTTAACTTAGCATAGTTACAAAGTAATTCCAAAAATTTGAATGTATCTTTATTGAATATAataaagctaattatgtattttcattGAATATATTGAAAGTtagttatatattttaataaatttaaaattaaaaaaaatatgtcggAAGTTATTTATGTGTCTTTacagagaaaaaatatatttttattaaatatatcatatatctCGATAAATTTAAAATCGAAAAAATATCTcgagagttaattatgtatctttataatgaaaaaatacaCTTGGTTGAATGTATCGAAAGCTAAGTATGTATCTCAATACAATTAAAATcgaaattttcaataattatataaaatattaaattttttgataattaaacttcaaaatatcaaaatttatattgtttgtcTTATTTAATCTTCTATTGGTTATTAAACTTGGGCCCGCTGTACGAGCATAAAAATTAACTTATCTCGTAATTAACTTTAAcataaacttattttatttttgatttggaTAATATTGTAGTAacttattttggaattaattgtTTTGGAGtagtagtattatttttttatctcatattgataataaaataataatcccaaaattaatttattttgaaataattaatcttgaaataacttattttactGTTTAGAAAGAATTCTTGTATCAAAGgttaaataaaatagaaactgCCTGCAACGGAGGGTGCAGATTCATGACAGTACAGAGGTGGTCCTCTGTACGCTTACTTTTTAACGTGACAATTTCATTAAATTAAGATAATAATAGTTGATATAGTgactttatcatattatttttattaactgaTACTTATatagatattgaaaaataataattaatattaaaaataaaatattaaaaaattattattttttaatttgtcaaaaataataataacaataatatactcAATAAATTTCTATCTAGTGGGGTTTGGAGATGTTAAAATATATGTAGTCAATATATCGTTATcttcaaagaagtagagagatttttttttatagactCTCAATTCAAAAGACAGGCAGTAAATAACCTCATAATAAAACATGAGacaagataaaataaaagtaaaaaataataaataaaattaaaaaaacaacaaacaaaaacaaacgAAAAGAATACTCCTAATAAACAATGCATGTGTATTTCAGGCAAAATATAGAAAAAGGAAAACTCTATTAATGAGTTGCAACTAGTGTTTGGACGGAGAATCTTATTAATATTTCAATTGTTTcctccattttaaaatagttggctttttaaaaaatatttattatgagcttattttattaaattattcttttttttttaattttatgttcgATACTCGCTTTGGAGATCGACTAATTCGAATTCATGCTAGGTAGAGCCCAATTCGGGGAAGTACTCCCAACCGAGTTTTCTTCACACCCAAGGTCGAACCCTCGATCTCTGGTTAAGGGTGAAGCAGCCTCATCCgttgcaccacaacccatgttggtcaaattattcttattaatttttaatactttttaaaGCATTTTTAAAGTATTAactatactttaaaaatataaatttgactaTATATATCCTATGCATGATTATTTAATGatagaaataatattaaaagaacatagtaaaaacaatttaatttcataaatgagatattaaattaaaataaatatttttaataaaaagataattattttgaaatgttgaaaatacTTCATAcgtttagttctttatattttacCTGCTCTTAATGAATATTTTGACTTCAGTACTACTTGAAATCCTAATTTGATTCCTGTAACTCCTTTAACTGTTAATATTATATCGAATTAGTATTAATGACGAGAAAAAAATCTTAAACTGCTTAAACAAAGATTAGATGAAAATTAGAAAAGGATTGCAGAAACTAATGGTAtgaaattttttgttcttttaacaCTAGAAcgaaatgaatttattttttgttcttcaaaatacttatggtgttcttcatttacactcctaaaaaaaataattaggagGTGTTTTTCACTTTAAAGTTATAATGTGTCTTTATTCAATacatatttactttatttattagtCATAATTGAATTGAATGTAATTTTCAAGAACAATTGTTATACTaacagtaaaataaaaagaataattattttatctagggcttttaaaataataaatatgttgTGATAAATTTTTTACTAAGGACGCTACCTGAAGGGAATAACGTTAGAGTTTAGAAATTTATGTGAGAATAGAATTACTTTAGCAAAATTGTTTTATCGAAAAGTTTCTAAAATCTTAAAAGATTCATGTGGCTGATTTCCAACTAACTcgatattttctttattttattttagttggacacattttattttatatagcgaataagaaattaaaaattgaatgatattttattattttattctttgtcCATATTAATGATATTCGTTGAGTATAGAAATAACCATTGGAATTGTAATTatgcatatttaatgtatactaaTTTAACCATATGTGTCTCGCACGTATAACTTTTTATTATGTAAgattaagtaattttatttattgcagaaatttttaatgaagtgtaaaaagtttaaattacttttcaaaaatcttcacttcacttttgcgtttgtcatccAATACCTCTTTTTTCTTGCTGtaagaggctaagagagacacattaatttaaactatattttggtatgattatttttttctatgttttaaatttttttcttatttttaaaatcaaatcttttcaATATCATTATTTAcatacttaaatttttaaaaaaatttgatactttctaaatttttcttatgattattaactataaaaataaaataaaaaataattaatttcattataatttaataagtaattaattaatataaaatatttattttcaataaaataacCAACTAAAATGTGACAGCCCGAGTAGTAAAGTTAAGCTAATTAATGGATTGATTCGCTCATGATTTTATACTTTTGAATCATGTTGTCATCTTTTGTCTATCATCCTATAGATTTTCAgtcatgcattattttatcttttctttttaaaggaaTTACGCGATACTTTTacatttcaattcaaaaataacaatctCTTTCTGTAGTTAACTATAAAAACTGTCATTTTCAAGCCAATAGATCCTACTTTAAGTTTAAGAAAATGTTAGATCTTCTATTCATCTAAACTTGACAATTtagatcttctattttttttttttctataattgaTTTAGGTATGCTTGACTTTAGTTTAGGGTTTGTCAGAAATTATTCTCTACTTGCACAAGGTAGAAACAAGGTTGCATACTTACCCATCGTCTGTAGATCCCAATTATAAAAttatactgaatatattattgtCATTGTCGTTAGGGCCGGAGTCACCTTTCATTCAGGAGGTTCATCCGAATCTTATTCGAAGAAAAATTATACTCtttccgtcccaaattgagataacactttgattaaaaaataattaataacatgactagtttaccataatacccatattaaatgatgtttacatttaatttgaagaaaaagtaattaatgcaaagggtaaaacatgaaaaaaaaaatttgtttcttcttaattaatgaaaaaagacaagtaaaatgagaaatcaaataggaaatttgggacggagggagtactattttatactatttttacatgtctaaaactatttttatgtatatataatagatgttgaccctcctttcaattagttttatgtttatttctgAATTGTCTTAATGAAAATCCTGATTGTGCCACTGTGTTAATTGTCCGGTTGCACTAAACATCTATTTTTTTCAACTGTATAACGTAGCAATATGAGTTAGAGTAACCTATATCTTGACCAACTAATTGTTTTCGCTCAACATCTATTTTTCAACTGTATAAAGTAGCAATATGAGTTAGAGTAACCTCTATCTTGACCAACTAATTATTTTTGCTCAATTTCTGAGTCACAGCCTCATAGGTTGGCTAAGTCTTTTCATTTCCCATAATGTACTGGCCACTAGAGTGACTACGTCATGTCGAATCAATTTGGCAATTCAAATAAGAAGTTAGACCAACCACTCTTTTAATTATTGCCAATAACATGTCATATCGTGGTTGTTCACATTGATTCAAGATTTTCCAGTCATTATCTCTTACTTACAATCAAATATCATTTCCAACAAAGGAGCATGACTCtggagggttagaaaattaatttGACGAATTCCCTAGTTTTTGTTTAGATtctttatttgtatttaaaaaCTATTCTATAAGGATAAATATGTAGTTGCAAGCTCAGTAATTAAAATGAACAATAAATTTGTGACattcaaaattcataaactttaagtaggcgtttgaccatgaaaattatttttcttgaaaatagagttgaaattgtgtttgatcatatctttttgaaaattatttttagaattttaaaagtatttttttaaatataattttgtaCTCTCGGTTTTTAAAAGCTATCAAAATTACTCAACTTAATTAATTTACCTACAAGATACAACCAAATATAAAATGAGGTAACAATGTTGTTTTTATTGTTGGTGTTGCATAAAGAGTCGTAAGAATGGACGGATTAAGGTTCCGTTGTATCATGCAGGGGCGGAGCCACCTTGTACCAAGGGTGGTCAGGTGAACAGCCTTCGCCGAAAAATTATATCGCATATATAGGTAAAATGCTATTCTATTTAGTTAAATATAGAGGTTTGAACAACCTTACCACATCTGAGGGATATAGCTTAGCTGTTGTATGTGTTCGGTAAAGGCCAAAGCGGCTCGCGCACAAATTCGATCCCTAGCGGCTGCAatcttattttacctttttaatattttcaacagaACTTCTAGTTTATTGAACACCCTTTCTAAAATCTATAGCTCCGCCACAGATATCATGAGGAAATTTTgtggaagaataaaaaaattgagtttgccttcaattttgagatattttattaatgaaaataaaaagaagtagGCAATGCGGTTAGACATTTAAATTCGGTTGTTGGATGAAACTAATGGAGTGTtttgtaaaaatgaaaaaaatgggaTCATTTGTAACAATAAATAAAGTTCAAATTGCAgttggaaaaaagtgaaaacaagttttacttgttttcactttttaaaaaacaatttaaaattagattttgaattcttatggccaaacaaaCTAATTTTcgttaacataaaatattttttcgataaaaagtgaattttttgtaTGGCTAAACGGGTGCGAAATTTTGACTCGTGTCTGACCCGACTCCAAGGCCACTTTTCGTTAGGTTTGATTTCAATATCACATGTCAACCCAGGTCACTTTCTCTAGGTCTCGTTTCACGATCACATATAGTAGCCCTCATTATGTGGATATGATATATAGTTTCCCTCAAGTTGAAGCTCAAGAAGCAGAAATagagctttttttaaaaaataatttatataaatcatAGAAGTAAGATTGAACTCAAATATTATGATGAGCAAAATTACTCAAGTTCGAATAGTACAAGTACTTATTTGATCCTTTTTCCtactaattttatcttatgtgttaaattatttctaattatgtaTCGTGCACTTTATGTTTATAGATCAATAGTTTTACCTTTAATTAATGAGGAATTTGACGAGAGAGGCTTACTCCGCTGAATAGACATTTctaatcataaaattttcacGGGATAACTTATTTTGATATCGTTTAgcttttttacatttttaaaatatctttgcACACATATCATGGATATTTGAAGTTATGTTTgacaaaatcaaacttcaaacaTGTTTGTTTgaagttaaaagataaaatagttcGGTGGATCCTTGTACTTGATCTGATTTGTAAAGTGAATACTTTTACTTATACATTTGTCATCTGGATCTTTGAATTCAATAAAAACGAATCTTTTAAACCCTTTTTTTGCATATGTGGCATTAGCTTGATGACTAGGCAAAGAGCGTGTAAAACACGTCATTTTCAGCGAGTGAGGTCAATATTTTTgccattaaaataattttttttaaaataattatatttaaaaaaaagaaagaaaaaaaaaagccatCTTCTTTAGCCCCCTCTTCGCATTCCCCCACCTCCCCAGCTCCTCTCTCTCGCTACCCCCCTCCCCCTCAACCATTTCCCTTGTCCCAACCCCCAACCCCTCTCCCCCATTACCCCCCAATTCCCCAGCACCCTCCTCCAACCCCACTCACCCACCACTGCAACCCCAAAGCTCCAACCTCATTAGAGGCTCCACCACCATCACTGCAGAAAACatattttgtttctttccttCCTAATGGTCCTAAGCA
The Capsicum annuum cultivar UCD-10X-F1 chromosome 6, UCD10Xv1.1, whole genome shotgun sequence DNA segment above includes these coding regions:
- the LOC107873534 gene encoding receptor-like protein kinase HERK 1 — translated: MMNSWGVLFILLLGFVCVSSGFDPADNYLIDCGSSKDTNVGNRVFVSDKSASKFLSTSQDVLADTKGGSSSSPLYQTARIFTEKSSYKFPISKVGRHWIRLYFYPFVYDSYDMSSSIFSVSTLQNVLLGNFSPKKDVSVVKEFSVNVTTKDLVITFTPSSDSFAYVNALEVVSVPDSLITNEASTFVPSGVFSGMYAQALETVARVNMGGPAVSFENDTLWRSWVPDRGYLRQPDVAKSLSKIGSVKYPQGGATLDTAPQSVYGTCTKMNVDASGNDASANFNVTWVFNVDVGFQYFIRLHLCDIVSTAANQLMFNIYVDSSNVASDFDLSSKVQGKLATAYYMDFVTPQANSDNISISIGPSSKSGFPDAFLNGLELLKLNNSQGSLADVSSIPASSSSGSKKNIGVIVGASVGVILVLLMVGFLFCIRRRRKQEQLGLSKTWIPLSIGGGGLSHTMGSKYSNGTTLSAASNLSYRIPFAAMLAATKKFDESLVIGIGGFGKVFKGILNDGTKVAIKRGNPSSQQGLREFQTEIEMLSQFRHRHLVSLIGYCDEKNEMILVYEYMENGTLKSHLYGSDMPSMCWKQRLEICIGAARGLHYLHTSYAKAVIHRDVKSANILLDENMMAKVADFGLSKAGPELDQTHVSTAVKGSFGYLDPEYFRRQQLTEKSDVYSFGVVLFEVLCARPVIDPTLPREMVNLAEWAMKWQKKGQLEQIIDPNLAGKIRPDSLRKFGETAEKCLADFGVDRPSMGDVLWNLEYALQLQEAVFQVDPDENSSNLIGELSPQVNDFSHVDATTSAVPFEASNLDDLSGVSMSQVFSQLVKSEGR